Proteins encoded together in one Salvia miltiorrhiza cultivar Shanhuang (shh) unplaced genomic scaffold, IMPLAD_Smil_shh fragScaff_scaffold_143_1, whole genome shotgun sequence window:
- the LOC131002545 gene encoding receptor-like protein 19 codes for MEALPELRVLVLKSNKFDGNMSLPSRSNLPFPKLQVLDISDNEFVGSLPQTYFKNFRAMMDVKENKTDLITSSDDDYFQAFLEMTVTLKGLDQLLTRLLKAFTTIDFSSNNFSGSIPDSIGNLNSLRYLNLSHNNLMGHIPASLGNISVLESLDLSWNKLDGGIPSELTRLTFLAKLNLSMNDLVGQIPQSTQFSTFENDSYVGNLRLCGVPLTRKCNEENGQRMRPEEEDGDDEYGFIDGFGWRSVVMGYGCGIIVGIGIGCWIIRFGRPRWLVEFFFGVGYTYNKNKNKKKTRKRATPTQRRS; via the coding sequence ATGGAAGCTCTTCCTGAGCTTCGAGTGCTCGTTTTGAAGTCTAACAAGTTTGATGGTAACATGTCGCTGCCTTCACGAAGTAACCTTCCATTTCCTAAGTTGCAAGTTTTAGATATATCTGACAATGAATTTGTGGGGTCTCTCCCTCAAACATATTTCAAGAACTTTAGAGCAATGATGGATGTGAAGGAAAATAAGACAGATCTAATTACAAGTAGTGATGATGACTATTTTCAAGCTTTCCTGGAGATGACAGTCACCTTGAAAGGTTTGGATCAGTTATTGACGAGACTGTTGAAAGCCTTTACAACCATTGACTTTTCCTCCAACAATTTCTCTGGTAGTATTCCAGATTCCATAGGTAATCTGAATTCTTTGAGATACTTGAATTTGTCGCACAATAATCTCATGGGACACATACCTGCATCTCTTGGAAATATAAGTGTGCTTGAATCATTGGACTTGTCATGGAACAAATTGGACGGAGGAATTCCAAGTGAATTGACGAGGTTGACATTTCTTGCGAAATTAAACCTTTCAATGAATGATCTGGTGGGGCAAATACCACAATCTACTCAGTTTTCCACATTTGAGAATGATTCATACGTGGGAAACTTGAGATTGTGTGGAGTTCCGTTGACGAGAAAATGCAACGAGGAGAATGGGCAGCGGATGCGGCCAGAAGAAGAAGATGGTGATGATGAGTATGGATTTATAGATGGATTTGGATGGAGAAGCGTGGTGATGGGATATGGATGTGGAATCAtagttggaattggaattggttGTTGGATTATTCGATTTGGAAGGCCAAGATGGTTGGTGGAATTCTTTTTTGGTGTTGGATATACATACAATaagaacaagaacaagaagaagacaaGGAAGAGAGCTACTCCAACACAGAGGAGAAGTTGA